A region of Toxorhynchites rutilus septentrionalis strain SRP chromosome 1, ASM2978413v1, whole genome shotgun sequence DNA encodes the following proteins:
- the LOC129772558 gene encoding sodium-independent sulfate anion transporter-like isoform X1 translates to MTASIPASTMSVPLDSKFALAQNGSTHKKDAEDDYTERIPHLGTLVSERCRNGCCSVKLLKKRVPILHWLPSYPRRYLFEDLVAGLTVGLTVIPQGIAYAVVASLAPQYGLYSAFMGCFVYFVFGSCKDVSIGPTAIMSLMVQIHVANLGPAFAILSAFLAGCTILVLGLLNLGFLVQFISMPVTAGFTTAAAITIGSGQVKSLLGLPGKSNEFLESWINVFENIQQTRPWDTVLGVGTIVILLLMMQLKNLRGRWKTTGKYVSLSRNAVVVIGGTILAYCLSTDGTAPFLLTGNVTSRLPPVQPPPFSTVVNNQTYEFLDMVSELGTSLFAIPLIAILEIIAIAKAFSKGKAVDATQEMIALGLCNIAGSFFSSMPVTGSFTRSAVNNSSGVRTTASGVVTGIVVLLALSLLTSTFYYIPKATLAAVIIAAMLFMTEFHAALEIWRTKKIDLIPFLATLIACLFVGLEYGMLVGIGINLCFTLYLTSRPQITHRIQRVNDTDLLVITPDQSLIYSSAEYLKQSVLKLSQRNLVDVVVLEGSAVAYIDSTVAKILASMVGDLRIQERAMVFWNWQRPAQNTAFRMDAELFVPLFRRADTLEEIVSDLRHDNLIQA, encoded by the exons ATGACGGCAAGTATTCCAGCTAGCACGATGTCCGTGCCATTGGATTCTAAATTCGCTTTGGCCCAGAATGGGTCAACACACAAGAAGG ATGCGGAAGACGACTACACCGAACGAATCCCCCACTTGGGGACACTTGTGTCCGAACGATGCCGAAACGGATGCTGCAGTGTGAAGCTTCTGAAAAAGCGCGTTCCCATACTCCATTGGTTGCCAAGTTACCCTCGACGATATCTGTTCGAGGATCTGGTGGCCGGCCTTACGGTAGGTTTGACCGTGATCCCACAGGGCATTGCGTACGCCGTGGTCGCTAGTCTAGCCCCACAATATGGACTGTACTCGGCATTCATGGGCTGTTTTGTGTACTTCGTGTTCGGAAGCTGTAAGGACGTATCGATCGGACCGACAGCGATCATGTCGTTGATGGTACAGATACATGTAGCAAATCTGGGACCGGCGTTCGCTATCCTGTCCGCGTTTCTAGCGGGGTGCACAATTTTGGTGTTGGGGCTGTTGAACCTCG GTTTCCTGGTACAATTCATTTCGATGCCGGTGACAGCAGGCTTTACTACTGCCGCAGCGATAACCATCGGCAGTGGACAAGTCAAATCGTTGCTTGGTCTTCCTGGGAAATCGAATGAATTTCTTGAATCGTGGATAAATGTGTTTGAAAACATTCAGCAGACGAGACCGTGGGATACAGTCCTCGGCGTGGGAACGATCGTTATTCTGTTGCTAATGATGCAACTGAAAAATCTTCGTGGACGATGGAAGACAACGGGAAAATATGTGTCTCTGTCAAGGAACGCTGTGGTTGTCATCGGAGGGACGATACTCGCGTACTGTCTCAGTACAGATGGGACGGCTCCATTTCTGTTGACAG GTAATGTAACATCCCGATTGCCTCCTGTGCAGCCACCTCCCTTTTCAACGGTGGTCAACAACCAAACCTACGAATTCCTCGACATGGTGTCAGAGCTTGGAACGTCACTGTTCGCTATTCCACTTATCGCCATTCTGGAAATCATTGCCATCGCAAAAGCCTTCTCGAAGGGTAAAGCCGTTGATGCCACTCAGGAGATGATCGCTCTGGGTCTGTGCAACATAGCAGGATCCTTTTTCTCGTCGATGCCTGTTACCGGATCGTTCACTCGTTCCGCTGTTAACAATAGTAGCGGGGTACGAACAACTGCCAGTGGTGTAGTCACGGGAATCGTGGTGCTTCTGGCCCTCAGTTTACTCACCAGTACGTTCTACTACATTCCAAAGGCCACATTGGCCGCGGTTATCATCGCAGCCATGCTGTTCATGACCGAATTTCACGCGGCGTTGGAGATTTGGCGCACAAAGAAGATCGATTTAATTCCATTCCTCGCGACCCTTATCGCTTGTCTCTTCGTCGGTTTGGAGTATGGAATGCTAGTGGGCATAGGTATTAATTTGTGCTTCACATTGTACCTAACCTCCCGCCCGCAAATCACCCATCGCATCCAGCGGGTTAACGACACCGATTTGCTCGTCATAACTCCCGACCAAAGCTTAATCTATTCATCCGCGGAATACCTCAAACAGAGTGTACTAAAACTTTCCCAGCGAAATCTAGTCGATGTGGTTGTGCTGGAGGGATCAGCGGTGGCTTACATCGACAGCACAGTGGCGAAGATTCTCGCCAGCATGGTCGGAGATTTAAGAATTCAGGAACGGGCTATGGTTTTCTGGAACTGGCAGCGACCAGCGCAGAACACCGCTTTTCGAATGGACGCCGAGCTGTTTGTGCCACTGTTTAGGAGAGCCGACACCCTGGAGGAGATTGTTAGTGACTTGAGGCATGATAACCTCATTCAAGCCTGA
- the LOC129772558 gene encoding sodium-independent sulfate anion transporter-like isoform X2: protein MDNCDVQTGKMYRSLSQHGDGLPSTGEDAEDDYTERIPHLGTLVSERCRNGCCSVKLLKKRVPILHWLPSYPRRYLFEDLVAGLTVGLTVIPQGIAYAVVASLAPQYGLYSAFMGCFVYFVFGSCKDVSIGPTAIMSLMVQIHVANLGPAFAILSAFLAGCTILVLGLLNLGFLVQFISMPVTAGFTTAAAITIGSGQVKSLLGLPGKSNEFLESWINVFENIQQTRPWDTVLGVGTIVILLLMMQLKNLRGRWKTTGKYVSLSRNAVVVIGGTILAYCLSTDGTAPFLLTGNVTSRLPPVQPPPFSTVVNNQTYEFLDMVSELGTSLFAIPLIAILEIIAIAKAFSKGKAVDATQEMIALGLCNIAGSFFSSMPVTGSFTRSAVNNSSGVRTTASGVVTGIVVLLALSLLTSTFYYIPKATLAAVIIAAMLFMTEFHAALEIWRTKKIDLIPFLATLIACLFVGLEYGMLVGIGINLCFTLYLTSRPQITHRIQRVNDTDLLVITPDQSLIYSSAEYLKQSVLKLSQRNLVDVVVLEGSAVAYIDSTVAKILASMVGDLRIQERAMVFWNWQRPAQNTAFRMDAELFVPLFRRADTLEEIVSDLRHDNLIQA, encoded by the exons ATGCGGAAGACGACTACACCGAACGAATCCCCCACTTGGGGACACTTGTGTCCGAACGATGCCGAAACGGATGCTGCAGTGTGAAGCTTCTGAAAAAGCGCGTTCCCATACTCCATTGGTTGCCAAGTTACCCTCGACGATATCTGTTCGAGGATCTGGTGGCCGGCCTTACGGTAGGTTTGACCGTGATCCCACAGGGCATTGCGTACGCCGTGGTCGCTAGTCTAGCCCCACAATATGGACTGTACTCGGCATTCATGGGCTGTTTTGTGTACTTCGTGTTCGGAAGCTGTAAGGACGTATCGATCGGACCGACAGCGATCATGTCGTTGATGGTACAGATACATGTAGCAAATCTGGGACCGGCGTTCGCTATCCTGTCCGCGTTTCTAGCGGGGTGCACAATTTTGGTGTTGGGGCTGTTGAACCTCG GTTTCCTGGTACAATTCATTTCGATGCCGGTGACAGCAGGCTTTACTACTGCCGCAGCGATAACCATCGGCAGTGGACAAGTCAAATCGTTGCTTGGTCTTCCTGGGAAATCGAATGAATTTCTTGAATCGTGGATAAATGTGTTTGAAAACATTCAGCAGACGAGACCGTGGGATACAGTCCTCGGCGTGGGAACGATCGTTATTCTGTTGCTAATGATGCAACTGAAAAATCTTCGTGGACGATGGAAGACAACGGGAAAATATGTGTCTCTGTCAAGGAACGCTGTGGTTGTCATCGGAGGGACGATACTCGCGTACTGTCTCAGTACAGATGGGACGGCTCCATTTCTGTTGACAG GTAATGTAACATCCCGATTGCCTCCTGTGCAGCCACCTCCCTTTTCAACGGTGGTCAACAACCAAACCTACGAATTCCTCGACATGGTGTCAGAGCTTGGAACGTCACTGTTCGCTATTCCACTTATCGCCATTCTGGAAATCATTGCCATCGCAAAAGCCTTCTCGAAGGGTAAAGCCGTTGATGCCACTCAGGAGATGATCGCTCTGGGTCTGTGCAACATAGCAGGATCCTTTTTCTCGTCGATGCCTGTTACCGGATCGTTCACTCGTTCCGCTGTTAACAATAGTAGCGGGGTACGAACAACTGCCAGTGGTGTAGTCACGGGAATCGTGGTGCTTCTGGCCCTCAGTTTACTCACCAGTACGTTCTACTACATTCCAAAGGCCACATTGGCCGCGGTTATCATCGCAGCCATGCTGTTCATGACCGAATTTCACGCGGCGTTGGAGATTTGGCGCACAAAGAAGATCGATTTAATTCCATTCCTCGCGACCCTTATCGCTTGTCTCTTCGTCGGTTTGGAGTATGGAATGCTAGTGGGCATAGGTATTAATTTGTGCTTCACATTGTACCTAACCTCCCGCCCGCAAATCACCCATCGCATCCAGCGGGTTAACGACACCGATTTGCTCGTCATAACTCCCGACCAAAGCTTAATCTATTCATCCGCGGAATACCTCAAACAGAGTGTACTAAAACTTTCCCAGCGAAATCTAGTCGATGTGGTTGTGCTGGAGGGATCAGCGGTGGCTTACATCGACAGCACAGTGGCGAAGATTCTCGCCAGCATGGTCGGAGATTTAAGAATTCAGGAACGGGCTATGGTTTTCTGGAACTGGCAGCGACCAGCGCAGAACACCGCTTTTCGAATGGACGCCGAGCTGTTTGTGCCACTGTTTAGGAGAGCCGACACCCTGGAGGAGATTGTTAGTGACTTGAGGCATGATAACCTCATTCAAGCCTGA